A stretch of Nilaparvata lugens isolate BPH chromosome 12, ASM1435652v1, whole genome shotgun sequence DNA encodes these proteins:
- the LOC111056144 gene encoding glycine-rich cell wall structural protein 1.8-like isoform X21 — translation MPNKIEVAIDNDADLSVCVSKKSESSVAAYGYNGDKGCNYGGDKGYNYGGGNGVAAYNYGGGCEGYGGDKGYNYGGDKGYNYGGGNEVAAYNYGGGCEGYGGDKGYNYGGDKGYNYGGGNGVAAYNYGGGCEGYGGDKGYNYGGDKGYNYGGGNGVAAYNYQDGCKGYGGDKGYNYGGDKGYNYGGGNGVAAYNYQDGCKGYGGDKGYNYGGDKGYNYGGGNGVAAYNYQDGCKGYGGDKGYNYAGGNGVAAYKSPIKYDTPISDALVTASRATQAARQVGPAIYAGKALGRAIMAAAEKGISVKNYDGGNNGCNYGGDKGYNYGGDKGYNYAGGNGVAAYNYDGGCQGYSGEKGYNYGGDKGYNYGGDKVYNNGGGNGVAAYNYGGGCKAYGGDKGYSYGGDKGYNYGGGNEVVAYNYGGGCKGYGGDKGYNYGGGNGVAAYSYGGGCQGYGGDKGYNYGGDKGYNYGGGNGVAAYSNGGGCQGYGGDKGYSYGGDKGYNYGGGNEVAAYSYGGGCQGYGGDKGYNYGGGNGAAAYNYGGGCQAYGGDKGYNYGGDKGYNYGGDKGYNYGGGNGVAAYSYGGGCQAYGGDKGYNYGGDKGYNYGGGNGVAAYSNGGGCQGYGGDKGYSYGGDKGYNYGGGNGVAAYSNGGGCQGYGGDKGYSYGGDKGYNYGGGNGAAAYSYGGGCQAYGGDKGYSYGGDKGYNYGGGNEVAAYSYGGGCQAYGGDKGYSYGGDKGYNYGGGSGVAAYNYGGGCKGYGGDKGYNYGGDKGYNYGGGNGAAAYSYGGGCQAYGGEEGYNYGGGNGAAAYNYGGGCQGYGADNGYNYSEGKCVTAYNSPILQGAQQAMSQVFKQFDDIGKTTVQGAAKVAKEALKMPKF, via the exons ATGCCTAATAAGATCGAAGTCGCCATTGACAACGACGCCGATTTATCTGTGTGCGTCTCAAAAAAATCCGAAAGTTCTGTGGCTGCCTATG GATACAACGGAGACAAAGGATGCAACTATGGAGGGGACAAAGGATACAATTATGGTGGCGGTAATGGTGTAGCAGCTTACAATTATGGAGGTGGATGTGAAGGATATGGTGGAGACAAAGGATACAATTATGGAGGTGACAAAGGATACAACTATGGTGGAGGAAATGAGGTTGCAGCTTACAATTATGGAGGAGGATGCGAAGGATATGGTGGAGACAAAGGATACAATTATGGAGGTGACAAAGGATACAACTATGGTGGAGGTAATGGTGTAGCAGCTTACAATTATGGAGGTGGATGTGAAGGATATGGTGGAGACAAAGGATACAATTATGGAGGTGACAAAGGATACAACTACGGTGGAGGTAATGGTGTTGCAGCTTACAATTATCAAGATGGATGTAAAGGATATGGTGGAGACAAAGGATACAATTATGGTGGTGACAAAGGATACAACTATGGTGGAGGTAATGGTGTTGCAGCTTACAATTATCAAGATGGATGTAAAGGATATGGTGGAGACAAAGGATACAATTATGGTGGTGACAAAGGATACAACTATGGTGGAGGTAATGGTGTTGCAGCTTACAATTATCAAGATGGATGTAAAGGATATGGCGGAGACAAAGGATACAACTATGCTGGTGGAAATGGTGTTGCAGCATACAAAAGTCCGATAAAATACGATACTCCAATATCAGATGCCCTTGTTACTGCATCACGTGCTACACAAGCTGCCAGGCAAGTTGGCCCCGCTATTTATGCAGGCAAAGCACTTGGCAGAGCAATTATGGCAGCAGCTGAGAAAGGAATATCAGTTAAAAATTATGATGGAGGAAACAATGGATGCAATTATGGTGGAGATAAAGGATACAATTATGGTGGCGACAAGGGATACAACTATGCTGGAGGTAATGGTGTTGCAGCTTACAATTATGATGGTGGTTGCCAAGGGTATAGTGGAGAAAAAGGATACAATTATGGTGGTGACAAAGGATACAATTATGGTGGTGATAAAGTATACAACAATGGTGGTGGTAATGGTGTTGCAGCTTATAATTATGGGGGTGGTTGCAAAGCATATGGTGGAGACAAAGGATACAGTTATGGTGGTGACAAAGGATATAATTATGGTGGAGGTAATGAGGTTGTAGCTTACAATTATGGAGGTGGATGTAAAGGATATGGAGGAGACAAAGGTTACAACTATGGTGGAGGAAATGGTGTTGCAGCTTACAGTTATGGAGGTGGATGCCAAGGATATGGTGGTGACAAAGGATACAATTATGGTGGTGACAAAGGATACAACTATGGTGGAGGTAATGGAGTTGCAGCTTACAGTAATGGAGGCGGATGTCAAGGATATGGTGGTGACAAAGGATACAGTTATGGTGGTGACAAAGGATACAACTATGGTGGAGGTAATGAAGTTGCAGCTTACAGTTATGGAGGCGGATGTCAAGGATATGGTGGTGACAAAGGATACAACTATGGTGGAGGTAATGGAGCTGCAGCTTACAATTATGGAGGTGGATGCCAAGCATATGGAGGAGACAAAGGATACAATTATGGTGGTGACAAAGGATACAATTATGGTGGTGACAAAGGATACAACTATGGTGGAGGTAATGGAGTTGCAGCATACAGTTATGGAGGTGGATGCCAAGCATATGGAGGAGACAAAGGATACAATTATGGTGGTGACAAAGGATACAACTATGGTGGAGGTAATGGAGTTGCAGCTTACAGTAATGGAGGCGGATGTCAAGGATATGGTGGTGACAAAGGATACAGTTATGGTGGTGACAAAGGATACAACTATGGTGGAGGTAATGGAGTTGCAGCTTACAGTAATGGAGGCGGATGTCAAGGATATG GTGGTGACAAAGGATACAGTTATGGTGGTGACAAAGGATACAACTATGGTGGAGGTAATGGAGCTGCCGCTTACAGTTATGGAGGTGGTTGCCAAGCATATGGTGGTGACAAAGGATACAGTTATGGTGGTGACAAAGGATACAACTATGGTGGAGGTAATGAAGTTGCAGCTTACAGTTATGGAGGTGGTTGCCAAGCATATGGTGGAGACAAAGGATACAGTTATG GTGGTGACAAAGGATACAATTATGGAGGAGGTAGTGGAGTTGCTGCTTACAATTATGGAGGTGGATGCAAAGGATATGGTGGAGACAAAGGATACAATTATGGTGGTGACAAAGGATACAACTATGGTGGAGGTAATGGAGCTGCAGCTTACAGTTATGGTGGCGGTTGCCAAGCATATGGTGGTGAAGAAGGATATAATTATGGTGGAGGCAATGGAGCTGCAGCTTACAATTATGGAGGTGGTTGCCAAGGATATGGAGCAGACAATGGATACAACTATTCTGAAGGAAAATGTGTTACAGCATACAATTCTCCTATACTACAAGGTGCTCAGCAAGCCATGTCACAAGTCTTTAAGCAATTTGATGATATTGGCAAGACTACTGTTCAGGGTGCAGCCAAAGTAGCTAAAGAAGCATTAAAAATGCCAAAGTT
- the LOC111056144 gene encoding S-antigen protein-like isoform X1 — MPNKIEVAIDNDADLSVCVSKKSESSVAAYGYNGDKGCNYGGDKGYNYGGGNGVAAYNYGGGCEGYGGDKGYNYGGDKGYNYGGGNEVAAYNYGGGCEGYGGDKGYNYGGDKGYNYGGGNGVAAYNYGGGCEGYGGDKGYNYGGDKGYNYGGGNGVAAYNYQDGCKGYGGDKGYNYGGDKGYNYGGGNGVAAYNYQDGCKGYGGDKGYNYGGDKGYNYGGGNGVAAYNYQDGCKGYGGDKGYNYAGGNGVAAYKSPIKYDTPISDALVTASRATQAARQVGPAIYAGKALGRAIMAAAEKGISVKNYDGGNNGCNYGGDKGYNYGGDKGYNYAGGNGVAAYNYDGGCQGYSGEKGYNYGGDKGYNYGGDKVYNNGGGNGVAAYNYGGGCKAYGGDKGYSYGGDKGYNYGGGNEVVAYNYGGGCKGYGGDKGYNYGGGNGVAAYSYGGGCQGYGGDKGYNYGGDKGYNYGGGNGVAAYSNGGGCQGYGGDKGYSYGGDKGYNYGGGNEVAAYSYGGGCQGYGGDKGYNYGGGNGAAAYNYGGGCQAYGGDKGYNYGGDKGYNYGGDKGYNYGGGNGVAAYSYGGGCQAYGGDKGYNYGGDKGYNYGGGNGVAAYSNGGGCQGYGGDKGYSYGGDKGYNYGGGNGVAAYSNGGGCQGYGGDKGYNYGGGNGVAAYNYQDGCKGYGGDKGYNYGGGNGVAAYNYQDGCKGYGGDKGYNYGGGNGVAAYNYQDGCKGYGGDKGYNYGGGNGVAAYNYQDGCKGYGGDKGYNYGGDKGYNYGGDKGYNYGGGNGVAAYSYGGGCQAYGGDKGYSYGGDKGYNYGGGNGAAAYSYGGGCQAYGGDKGYSYGGDKGYNYGGGNEVAAYSYGGGCQAYGGDKGYSYGGDKGYNYGGGSGVAAYNYGGGCKGYGGDKGYNYGGDKGYNYGGGNGAAAYSYGGGCQAYGGEEGYNYGGGNGAAAYNYGGGCQGYGADNGYNYSEGKCVTAYNSPILQGAQQAMSQVFKQFDDIGKTTVQGAAKVAKEALKMPKF; from the exons ATGCCTAATAAGATCGAAGTCGCCATTGACAACGACGCCGATTTATCTGTGTGCGTCTCAAAAAAATCCGAAAGTTCTGTGGCTGCCTATG GATACAACGGAGACAAAGGATGCAACTATGGAGGGGACAAAGGATACAATTATGGTGGCGGTAATGGTGTAGCAGCTTACAATTATGGAGGTGGATGTGAAGGATATGGTGGAGACAAAGGATACAATTATGGAGGTGACAAAGGATACAACTATGGTGGAGGAAATGAGGTTGCAGCTTACAATTATGGAGGAGGATGCGAAGGATATGGTGGAGACAAAGGATACAATTATGGAGGTGACAAAGGATACAACTATGGTGGAGGTAATGGTGTAGCAGCTTACAATTATGGAGGTGGATGTGAAGGATATGGTGGAGACAAAGGATACAATTATGGAGGTGACAAAGGATACAACTACGGTGGAGGTAATGGTGTTGCAGCTTACAATTATCAAGATGGATGTAAAGGATATGGTGGAGACAAAGGATACAATTATGGTGGTGACAAAGGATACAACTATGGTGGAGGTAATGGTGTTGCAGCTTACAATTATCAAGATGGATGTAAAGGATATGGTGGAGACAAAGGATACAATTATGGTGGTGACAAAGGATACAACTATGGTGGAGGTAATGGTGTTGCAGCTTACAATTATCAAGATGGATGTAAAGGATATGGCGGAGACAAAGGATACAACTATGCTGGTGGAAATGGTGTTGCAGCATACAAAAGTCCGATAAAATACGATACTCCAATATCAGATGCCCTTGTTACTGCATCACGTGCTACACAAGCTGCCAGGCAAGTTGGCCCCGCTATTTATGCAGGCAAAGCACTTGGCAGAGCAATTATGGCAGCAGCTGAGAAAGGAATATCAGTTAAAAATTATGATGGAGGAAACAATGGATGCAATTATGGTGGAGATAAAGGATACAATTATGGTGGCGACAAGGGATACAACTATGCTGGAGGTAATGGTGTTGCAGCTTACAATTATGATGGTGGTTGCCAAGGGTATAGTGGAGAAAAAGGATACAATTATGGTGGTGACAAAGGATACAATTATGGTGGTGATAAAGTATACAACAATGGTGGTGGTAATGGTGTTGCAGCTTATAATTATGGGGGTGGTTGCAAAGCATATGGTGGAGACAAAGGATACAGTTATGGTGGTGACAAAGGATATAATTATGGTGGAGGTAATGAGGTTGTAGCTTACAATTATGGAGGTGGATGTAAAGGATATGGAGGAGACAAAGGTTACAACTATGGTGGAGGAAATGGTGTTGCAGCTTACAGTTATGGAGGTGGATGCCAAGGATATGGTGGTGACAAAGGATACAATTATGGTGGTGACAAAGGATACAACTATGGTGGAGGTAATGGAGTTGCAGCTTACAGTAATGGAGGCGGATGTCAAGGATATGGTGGTGACAAAGGATACAGTTATGGTGGTGACAAAGGATACAACTATGGTGGAGGTAATGAAGTTGCAGCTTACAGTTATGGAGGCGGATGTCAAGGATATGGTGGTGACAAAGGATACAACTATGGTGGAGGTAATGGAGCTGCAGCTTACAATTATGGAGGTGGATGCCAAGCATATGGAGGAGACAAAGGATACAATTATGGTGGTGACAAAGGATACAATTATGGTGGTGACAAAGGATACAACTATGGTGGAGGTAATGGAGTTGCAGCATACAGTTATGGAGGTGGATGCCAAGCATATGGAGGAGACAAAGGATACAATTATGGTGGTGACAAAGGATACAACTATGGTGGAGGTAATGGAGTTGCAGCTTACAGTAATGGAGGCGGATGTCAAGGATATGGTGGTGACAAAGGATACAGTTATGGTGGTGACAAAGGATACAACTATGGTGGAGGTAATGGAGTTGCAGCTTACAGTAATGGAGGCGGATGTCAAGGATATGGTGGTGACAAAGGATACAATTATGGTGGAGGTAATGGTGTTGCAGCTTACAATTATCAAGATGGATGTAAAGGATATGGCGGAGACAAAGGATACAACTATGGTGGAGGTAATGGTGTTGCAGCTTACAATTATCAAGATGGATGTAAAGGATATGGTGGAGACAAAGGATACAACTATGGTGGAGGTAATGGTGTTGCAGCTTATAATTATCAAGATGGATGTAAAGGATATGGCGGAGACAAAGGATACAACTATGGTGGAGGTAATGGTGTTGCAGCTTACAATTATCAAGATGGATGTAAAGGATATGGCGGAGACAAAGGATACAATTATG GTGGTGACAAAGGATACAATTATGGTGGTGACAAAGGATACAACTATGGTGGAGGTAATGGTGTAGCAGCTTACAGTTATGGAGGTGGTTGCCAAGCATATGGTGGTGACAAAGGATACAGTTATGGTGGTGACAAAGGATACAACTATGGTGGAGGTAATGGAGCTGCCGCTTACAGTTATGGAGGTGGTTGCCAAGCATATGGTGGTGACAAAGGATACAGTTATGGTGGTGACAAAGGATACAACTATGGTGGAGGTAATGAAGTTGCAGCTTACAGTTATGGAGGTGGTTGCCAAGCATATGGTGGAGACAAAGGATACAGTTATG GTGGTGACAAAGGATACAATTATGGAGGAGGTAGTGGAGTTGCTGCTTACAATTATGGAGGTGGATGCAAAGGATATGGTGGAGACAAAGGATACAATTATGGTGGTGACAAAGGATACAACTATGGTGGAGGTAATGGAGCTGCAGCTTACAGTTATGGTGGCGGTTGCCAAGCATATGGTGGTGAAGAAGGATATAATTATGGTGGAGGCAATGGAGCTGCAGCTTACAATTATGGAGGTGGTTGCCAAGGATATGGAGCAGACAATGGATACAACTATTCTGAAGGAAAATGTGTTACAGCATACAATTCTCCTATACTACAAGGTGCTCAGCAAGCCATGTCACAAGTCTTTAAGCAATTTGATGATATTGGCAAGACTACTGTTCAGGGTGCAGCCAAAGTAGCTAAAGAAGCATTAAAAATGCCAAAGTT
- the LOC111056144 gene encoding glycine-rich cell wall structural protein 1.8-like isoform X24, with product MPNKIEVAIDNDADLSVCVSKKSESSVAAYGYNGDKGCNYGGDKGYNYGGGNGVAAYNYGGGCEGYGGDKGYNYGGDKGYNYGGGNEVAAYNYGGGCEGYGGDKGYNYGGDKGYNYGGGNGVAAYNYGGGCEGYGGDKGYNYGGDKGYNYGGGNGVAAYNYQDGCKGYGGDKGYNYGGDKGYNYGGGNGVAAYNYQDGCKGYGGDKGYNYGGDKGYNYGGGNGVAAYNYQDGCKGYGGDKGYNYAGGNGVAAYKSPIKYDTPISDALVTASRATQAARQVGPAIYAGKALGRAIMAAAEKGISVKNYDGGNNGCNYGGDKGYNYGGDKGYNYAGGNGVAAYNYDGGCQGYSGEKGYNYGGDKGYNYGGDKVYNNGGGNGVAAYNYGGGCKAYGGDKGYSYGGDKGYNYGGGNEVVAYNYGGGCKGYGGDKGYNYGGGNGVAAYSYGGGCQGYGGDKGYNYGGDKGYNYGGGNGVAAYSNGGGCQGYGGDKGYSYGGDKGYNYGGGNEVAAYSYGGGCQGYGGDKGYNYGGGNGAAAYNYGGGCQAYGGDKGYNYGGDKGYNYGGDKGYNYGGGNGVAAYSYGGGCQAYGGDKGYNYGGDKGYNYGGGNGVAAYSNGGGCQGYGGDKGYSYGGDKGYNYGGGNGVAAYSNGGGCQGYGGDKGYSYGGDKGYNYGGGNEVAAYSYGGGCQAYGGDKGYSYGGDKGYNYGGGSGVAAYNYGGGCKGYGGDKGYNYGGDKGYNYGGGNGAAAYSYGGGCQAYGGEEGYNYGGGNGAAAYNYGGGCQGYGADNGYNYSEGKCVTAYNSPILQGAQQAMSQVFKQFDDIGKTTVQGAAKVAKEALKMPKF from the exons ATGCCTAATAAGATCGAAGTCGCCATTGACAACGACGCCGATTTATCTGTGTGCGTCTCAAAAAAATCCGAAAGTTCTGTGGCTGCCTATG GATACAACGGAGACAAAGGATGCAACTATGGAGGGGACAAAGGATACAATTATGGTGGCGGTAATGGTGTAGCAGCTTACAATTATGGAGGTGGATGTGAAGGATATGGTGGAGACAAAGGATACAATTATGGAGGTGACAAAGGATACAACTATGGTGGAGGAAATGAGGTTGCAGCTTACAATTATGGAGGAGGATGCGAAGGATATGGTGGAGACAAAGGATACAATTATGGAGGTGACAAAGGATACAACTATGGTGGAGGTAATGGTGTAGCAGCTTACAATTATGGAGGTGGATGTGAAGGATATGGTGGAGACAAAGGATACAATTATGGAGGTGACAAAGGATACAACTACGGTGGAGGTAATGGTGTTGCAGCTTACAATTATCAAGATGGATGTAAAGGATATGGTGGAGACAAAGGATACAATTATGGTGGTGACAAAGGATACAACTATGGTGGAGGTAATGGTGTTGCAGCTTACAATTATCAAGATGGATGTAAAGGATATGGTGGAGACAAAGGATACAATTATGGTGGTGACAAAGGATACAACTATGGTGGAGGTAATGGTGTTGCAGCTTACAATTATCAAGATGGATGTAAAGGATATGGCGGAGACAAAGGATACAACTATGCTGGTGGAAATGGTGTTGCAGCATACAAAAGTCCGATAAAATACGATACTCCAATATCAGATGCCCTTGTTACTGCATCACGTGCTACACAAGCTGCCAGGCAAGTTGGCCCCGCTATTTATGCAGGCAAAGCACTTGGCAGAGCAATTATGGCAGCAGCTGAGAAAGGAATATCAGTTAAAAATTATGATGGAGGAAACAATGGATGCAATTATGGTGGAGATAAAGGATACAATTATGGTGGCGACAAGGGATACAACTATGCTGGAGGTAATGGTGTTGCAGCTTACAATTATGATGGTGGTTGCCAAGGGTATAGTGGAGAAAAAGGATACAATTATGGTGGTGACAAAGGATACAATTATGGTGGTGATAAAGTATACAACAATGGTGGTGGTAATGGTGTTGCAGCTTATAATTATGGGGGTGGTTGCAAAGCATATGGTGGAGACAAAGGATACAGTTATGGTGGTGACAAAGGATATAATTATGGTGGAGGTAATGAGGTTGTAGCTTACAATTATGGAGGTGGATGTAAAGGATATGGAGGAGACAAAGGTTACAACTATGGTGGAGGAAATGGTGTTGCAGCTTACAGTTATGGAGGTGGATGCCAAGGATATGGTGGTGACAAAGGATACAATTATGGTGGTGACAAAGGATACAACTATGGTGGAGGTAATGGAGTTGCAGCTTACAGTAATGGAGGCGGATGTCAAGGATATGGTGGTGACAAAGGATACAGTTATGGTGGTGACAAAGGATACAACTATGGTGGAGGTAATGAAGTTGCAGCTTACAGTTATGGAGGCGGATGTCAAGGATATGGTGGTGACAAAGGATACAACTATGGTGGAGGTAATGGAGCTGCAGCTTACAATTATGGAGGTGGATGCCAAGCATATGGAGGAGACAAAGGATACAATTATGGTGGTGACAAAGGATACAATTATGGTGGTGACAAAGGATACAACTATGGTGGAGGTAATGGAGTTGCAGCATACAGTTATGGAGGTGGATGCCAAGCATATGGAGGAGACAAAGGATACAATTATGGTGGTGACAAAGGATACAACTATGGTGGAGGTAATGGAGTTGCAGCTTACAGTAATGGAGGCGGATGTCAAGGATATGGTGGTGACAAAGGATACAGTTATGGTGGTGACAAAGGATACAACTATGGTGGAGGTAATGGAGTTGCAGCTTACAGTAATGGAGGCGGATGTCAAGGATATG GTGGTGACAAAGGATACAGTTATGGTGGTGACAAAGGATACAACTATGGTGGAGGTAATGAAGTTGCAGCTTACAGTTATGGAGGTGGTTGCCAAGCATATGGTGGAGACAAAGGATACAGTTATG GTGGTGACAAAGGATACAATTATGGAGGAGGTAGTGGAGTTGCTGCTTACAATTATGGAGGTGGATGCAAAGGATATGGTGGAGACAAAGGATACAATTATGGTGGTGACAAAGGATACAACTATGGTGGAGGTAATGGAGCTGCAGCTTACAGTTATGGTGGCGGTTGCCAAGCATATGGTGGTGAAGAAGGATATAATTATGGTGGAGGCAATGGAGCTGCAGCTTACAATTATGGAGGTGGTTGCCAAGGATATGGAGCAGACAATGGATACAACTATTCTGAAGGAAAATGTGTTACAGCATACAATTCTCCTATACTACAAGGTGCTCAGCAAGCCATGTCACAAGTCTTTAAGCAATTTGATGATATTGGCAAGACTACTGTTCAGGGTGCAGCCAAAGTAGCTAAAGAAGCATTAAAAATGCCAAAGTT